Proteins from a single region of Lates calcarifer isolate ASB-BC8 linkage group LG19, TLL_Latcal_v3, whole genome shotgun sequence:
- the LOC108902191 gene encoding tumor necrosis factor alpha-induced protein 2 isoform X1, with translation MCLTLRGCLPCRSCREKDLPAPSSNSQRMRTRSDSSEPDGTRPNFLPGLTARASGGNWFRGKLPRLFRSPRGQDTVNITSTTDGHHSPKDEEPQNVILTFEENLGLHKYSEASQLLIQREESLFGEITELDSLARHEEEVNDLAEDYGILKRNILQTLLQSLKADANTEALTSAVKAIYQEDKQDGLWRQTDRTRPGWRPNSWRELHDATLHNLVNERMDYPSTPSANQEGQSSVEAHIHSMGRQLKDDLLMVVEVVRNCYPPETDICNVYARLYHQTFSARLRKVADFGLEDKDCQFLLRWVNEYYPGLLQKPALASEINAEALGKLLPPELLEPLEEQYLSKQQHELMTYIRRVLEEAKEMWNNGQEPMREDGCYVSPVAYDIIQLVNGMVTSAKTVLGDLHKAQSITSKLNGLMQSFKTFQDEVMRQNKPNSKAFTKANLGNIEQFRDTLTKNGDLFLEDVRKDCLSVLTDMKESAHMYLLSPVHEVLKPQYRKLGTSDWLNKPLFEKLLVSIQAEIQELQGSKESCHQELMSKFHQEVTVEYVKRLLRGEVKLKDKERQDKAYVTVKNDAERLHSLFIKMGSKEDWLKEILIKIAEVLKLQELPAIQMQVASLGSAFPDLSEKHVSALLKLKTNFSRADRKTVKATLTDTLTVAGETSAPPFFSKVQVR, from the exons ATGTGTTTGACGCTTCGCGGATGTCTCCCCTGCAGATCCTGCAGAGAAAAAG ACTTGCCAGCGCCTTCCTCAAACTCTCAAAGGATGCGGACCCGGTCGGACTCCAGCGAGCCAGACGGCACCAGACCCAACTTTCTCCCCGGACTCACCGCGAGAGCGTCGGGAGGAAACTGGTTTCGGGGAAAACTCCCGAGGTTATTCAGAAGCCCCAGAGGTCAGGACACTGTCAACATCACCTCCACGACCGATGGACACCACTCACCCAAAGATGAGGAGCCTCAGAACG tcatcCTCACATTTGAGGAAAACCTTGGTCTACACAAGTACAGCGAGGCCAGCCAGCTGCTGATACAGAGAGAGGAGTCTTTATTTGGGGAGATAACTGAGTTAGATTCACTTGCACGTCATGAGGAAGAAGTAAACGACCTCGCTGAAGACTACGGAATCCTTAAACGCAACATCCTGCAGACTCTGCTGCAGAGTCTTAAAGCAGATGCCAACACAGAGGCTCTGACGTCTGCGGTGAAGGCCATCTACCAGGAGGACAAGCAGGACGGGCTGTGGAGGCAGACGGATCGGACGCGCCCGGGCTGGAGGCCCAACAGCTGGAGGGAGCTGCACGACGCAACTCTCCACAACCTGGTAAATGAGCGTATGGATTACCCCTCGACACCCTCTGCTAACCAGGAAGGGCAGTCGTCTGTCGAGGCACACATCCACAGCATGGGCAGGCAGCTGAAGGACGACTTActgatggtggtggaggtggtgaggAACTGCTACCCACCAGAGACGGACATCTGTAACGTTTACGCCAGGCTGTACCACCAAACCTTCAGCGCCAGACTCAGGAAGGTCGCAGACTTTGGTCTGGAGGACAAGGACTGTCAATTCCTCCTGCGCTGGGTGAACGAGTATTATCCAGG ACTCCTTCAAAAGCCGGCGCTGGCCAGTGAGATCAATGCTGAAGCTCTGGGAAAGCTGCTGCCTCCAGAGTTACTGGAGCCTCTGGAGGAACAGTACCTCAGCAAACAACAG CATGAGCTGATGACTTACATCAGGCGTGTCCTGGAGGAAGCAAAGGAAATGTGGAATAACGGACAGGAGCCGATGAGAGAGGACGGCTGCTACGTCAGTCCTGTGGCCTACGACATCATTCAG CTTGTCAATGGTATGGTGACTTCAGCTAAAACAGTGTTGGGAGACCTGCACAAAGCCCAGAGCATAACGAGCAAACTGAATGGTTTAATGCAGAG cttcaaGACCTTCCAGGACGAGGTCATGAGGCAAAACAAACCCAACAGCAAAGCGTTCACCAAGGCGAACCTCGGCAACATCGAACAGTTCAG GGACACCCTCACGAAAAACGGCGATCTGTTCCTGGAGGATGTGCGGAAAgactgtttgtctgttctgACTGACATGAAAGAATCTGCCCACATGTATTTATTAAGCCCTGTGCACGAGGTCCTCAAG CCACAGTACCGCAAACTGGGAACCAGTGACTGGTTGAACAAGCCTCTGTTTGAGAAGCTGCTGGTCAGCATTCAGGCAGAGATTCAAGAACTTCAGGGCTCAAAAGAATCCTGTCACCAG GAGCTGATGAGCAAGTTTCATCAGGAAGTGACAGTGGAATATGTGAAGAGGCTCCTGAGAGGAGAGGTGAAGCTGAAGGACAAGGAACGACAGGATAAGGCCTACGTGACCGTGAAGAACGACGCAGAGCGTCTGCACAGCTTATTCATCAAAATG GGTTCAAAGGAGGATTGGCTGAAGGAAATCCTGATCAAGATTGCAGAAGTGCTGAAACTCCAAGAGCTCCCCGCCATACAGATGCAAGTAGCGTCACTGGGAAGCGCTTTTCCTGACCTCAG TGAAAAACACGTTTCGGCTCTGCTCAAGCTCAAGACAAACTTCTCCAGAGCCGACAGGAAAACGGTCAAAGCGACTCTGACAGACACTTTAACAGTAGCCGGTGAGACTAGCGCTCCGCCGTTTTTCTCCAAAGTTCAGGTCAGATGA
- the LOC108902191 gene encoding tumor necrosis factor alpha-induced protein 2 isoform X2 has translation MRTRSDSSEPDGTRPNFLPGLTARASGGNWFRGKLPRLFRSPRGQDTVNITSTTDGHHSPKDEEPQNVILTFEENLGLHKYSEASQLLIQREESLFGEITELDSLARHEEEVNDLAEDYGILKRNILQTLLQSLKADANTEALTSAVKAIYQEDKQDGLWRQTDRTRPGWRPNSWRELHDATLHNLVNERMDYPSTPSANQEGQSSVEAHIHSMGRQLKDDLLMVVEVVRNCYPPETDICNVYARLYHQTFSARLRKVADFGLEDKDCQFLLRWVNEYYPGLLQKPALASEINAEALGKLLPPELLEPLEEQYLSKQQHELMTYIRRVLEEAKEMWNNGQEPMREDGCYVSPVAYDIIQLVNGMVTSAKTVLGDLHKAQSITSKLNGLMQSFKTFQDEVMRQNKPNSKAFTKANLGNIEQFRDTLTKNGDLFLEDVRKDCLSVLTDMKESAHMYLLSPVHEVLKPQYRKLGTSDWLNKPLFEKLLVSIQAEIQELQGSKESCHQELMSKFHQEVTVEYVKRLLRGEVKLKDKERQDKAYVTVKNDAERLHSLFIKMGSKEDWLKEILIKIAEVLKLQELPAIQMQVASLGSAFPDLSEKHVSALLKLKTNFSRADRKTVKATLTDTLTVAGETSAPPFFSKVQVR, from the exons ATGCGGACCCGGTCGGACTCCAGCGAGCCAGACGGCACCAGACCCAACTTTCTCCCCGGACTCACCGCGAGAGCGTCGGGAGGAAACTGGTTTCGGGGAAAACTCCCGAGGTTATTCAGAAGCCCCAGAGGTCAGGACACTGTCAACATCACCTCCACGACCGATGGACACCACTCACCCAAAGATGAGGAGCCTCAGAACG tcatcCTCACATTTGAGGAAAACCTTGGTCTACACAAGTACAGCGAGGCCAGCCAGCTGCTGATACAGAGAGAGGAGTCTTTATTTGGGGAGATAACTGAGTTAGATTCACTTGCACGTCATGAGGAAGAAGTAAACGACCTCGCTGAAGACTACGGAATCCTTAAACGCAACATCCTGCAGACTCTGCTGCAGAGTCTTAAAGCAGATGCCAACACAGAGGCTCTGACGTCTGCGGTGAAGGCCATCTACCAGGAGGACAAGCAGGACGGGCTGTGGAGGCAGACGGATCGGACGCGCCCGGGCTGGAGGCCCAACAGCTGGAGGGAGCTGCACGACGCAACTCTCCACAACCTGGTAAATGAGCGTATGGATTACCCCTCGACACCCTCTGCTAACCAGGAAGGGCAGTCGTCTGTCGAGGCACACATCCACAGCATGGGCAGGCAGCTGAAGGACGACTTActgatggtggtggaggtggtgaggAACTGCTACCCACCAGAGACGGACATCTGTAACGTTTACGCCAGGCTGTACCACCAAACCTTCAGCGCCAGACTCAGGAAGGTCGCAGACTTTGGTCTGGAGGACAAGGACTGTCAATTCCTCCTGCGCTGGGTGAACGAGTATTATCCAGG ACTCCTTCAAAAGCCGGCGCTGGCCAGTGAGATCAATGCTGAAGCTCTGGGAAAGCTGCTGCCTCCAGAGTTACTGGAGCCTCTGGAGGAACAGTACCTCAGCAAACAACAG CATGAGCTGATGACTTACATCAGGCGTGTCCTGGAGGAAGCAAAGGAAATGTGGAATAACGGACAGGAGCCGATGAGAGAGGACGGCTGCTACGTCAGTCCTGTGGCCTACGACATCATTCAG CTTGTCAATGGTATGGTGACTTCAGCTAAAACAGTGTTGGGAGACCTGCACAAAGCCCAGAGCATAACGAGCAAACTGAATGGTTTAATGCAGAG cttcaaGACCTTCCAGGACGAGGTCATGAGGCAAAACAAACCCAACAGCAAAGCGTTCACCAAGGCGAACCTCGGCAACATCGAACAGTTCAG GGACACCCTCACGAAAAACGGCGATCTGTTCCTGGAGGATGTGCGGAAAgactgtttgtctgttctgACTGACATGAAAGAATCTGCCCACATGTATTTATTAAGCCCTGTGCACGAGGTCCTCAAG CCACAGTACCGCAAACTGGGAACCAGTGACTGGTTGAACAAGCCTCTGTTTGAGAAGCTGCTGGTCAGCATTCAGGCAGAGATTCAAGAACTTCAGGGCTCAAAAGAATCCTGTCACCAG GAGCTGATGAGCAAGTTTCATCAGGAAGTGACAGTGGAATATGTGAAGAGGCTCCTGAGAGGAGAGGTGAAGCTGAAGGACAAGGAACGACAGGATAAGGCCTACGTGACCGTGAAGAACGACGCAGAGCGTCTGCACAGCTTATTCATCAAAATG GGTTCAAAGGAGGATTGGCTGAAGGAAATCCTGATCAAGATTGCAGAAGTGCTGAAACTCCAAGAGCTCCCCGCCATACAGATGCAAGTAGCGTCACTGGGAAGCGCTTTTCCTGACCTCAG TGAAAAACACGTTTCGGCTCTGCTCAAGCTCAAGACAAACTTCTCCAGAGCCGACAGGAAAACGGTCAAAGCGACTCTGACAGACACTTTAACAGTAGCCGGTGAGACTAGCGCTCCGCCGTTTTTCTCCAAAGTTCAGGTCAGATGA